Proteins from a single region of Fusobacterium gonidiaformans ATCC 25563:
- a CDS encoding RluA family pseudouridine synthase, which yields MRRIVENYEYQVGEEDQGKRLDLFLKEQLPEATRSYLEKLITEGYVLCNEKVITKNGRKLKGKEVIQLAIPEEEKMEIVAENIPLDIVYEDKYLLVVNKQANMVVHPALGNYSGTLVNALLYYCKENLSDMNGVIRPGIVHRLDKDTTGLIIVAKNNQVHSKLALMFQEKTIRKTYVAIVKGRFSEEKKEGRLETLITRDSKDRKKMTVSQIQGKKAISNYRVLLDGDKHSLVEVKIETGRTHQIRVHMKYLNHPILGDIVYGQEDTKCKRQMLHAYRLEFIHPITEEAICLEGKLPEDFIEAGKRVFDGKDVGTVLI from the coding sequence ATGCGAAGAATAGTAGAAAACTATGAATATCAAGTGGGAGAAGAGGATCAAGGAAAACGATTAGACCTCTTTTTAAAAGAACAGTTACCGGAAGCAACAAGAAGTTATTTAGAGAAATTGATTACAGAGGGTTATGTTCTTTGTAATGAAAAAGTGATTACAAAGAATGGGAGGAAATTAAAAGGAAAAGAAGTGATACAGTTAGCAATTCCGGAAGAAGAGAAAATGGAGATTGTGGCTGAAAATATTCCTCTGGATATTGTATATGAAGACAAATATTTATTAGTGGTGAATAAGCAAGCCAATATGGTGGTACACCCAGCTTTAGGAAATTATTCGGGAACCTTAGTCAATGCTTTGCTGTATTATTGCAAAGAAAATCTTTCAGACATGAATGGAGTGATTCGCCCCGGGATTGTACATCGTTTGGATAAAGATACTACCGGCTTGATTATCGTTGCCAAAAATAATCAAGTACATAGCAAGTTGGCATTGATGTTTCAAGAAAAAACAATTCGAAAAACCTATGTAGCAATTGTGAAAGGAAGATTTTCTGAGGAGAAAAAAGAAGGGCGTTTGGAGACTTTGATTACACGAGATTCAAAAGATAGAAAAAAAATGACAGTGAGTCAAATACAAGGGAAAAAGGCAATTAGCAATTATCGAGTTCTTTTAGATGGAGACAAGCATAGTTTGGTAGAAGTTAAAATTGAAACAGGAAGAACTCATCAGATTCGAGTTCATATGAAGTATTTAAATCACCCAATTTTGGGAGATATAGTATATGGACAGGAAGATACGAAATGTAAAAGACAAATGCTTCATGCTTATCGATTGGAGTTTATTCATCCAATTACAGAGGAAGCAATATGTTTGGAAGGAAAATTACCGGAAGATTTTATAGAAGCAGGAAAGAGGGTTTTTGATGGAAAAGATGTGGGAACAGTCCTTATATGA
- a CDS encoding ribonuclease HII, whose amino-acid sequence MEKMWEQSLYDFDVEKGEKIVGVDEAGRGPLAGPVVAAAALLKQYDRSLEPIQDSKKLTEKKREALFSVIPQFFYVGIGQASVEEIEKYNILNATFLAMRRALGNLEEQVEIQDATILVDGNFTIRECERKQEAIVKGDAKSLSIAAASIMAKVTRDHELVELAEQYPDYFFEKHKGYGTKVHREKILSLGPIPGVHRDSFLVKILQKKK is encoded by the coding sequence ATGGAAAAGATGTGGGAACAGTCCTTATATGATTTTGATGTAGAGAAGGGAGAAAAGATTGTAGGGGTAGATGAAGCAGGAAGAGGACCGCTTGCAGGACCTGTTGTAGCAGCAGCAGCTTTATTAAAACAATATGATAGGAGCTTAGAACCTATTCAGGATTCTAAAAAATTGACAGAGAAAAAAAGAGAAGCTTTGTTTTCCGTGATTCCTCAATTTTTTTATGTAGGAATTGGACAGGCAAGTGTAGAGGAAATTGAGAAATACAATATTTTAAATGCTACTTTTTTAGCGATGAGAAGAGCTCTTGGCAATTTAGAGGAACAAGTTGAGATTCAAGATGCTACCATTTTGGTAGATGGAAATTTTACAATTCGAGAATGTGAAAGAAAGCAAGAAGCGATTGTAAAAGGAGATGCAAAGAGTTTGTCGATTGCAGCGGCTTCCATTATGGCAAAGGTAACAAGAGATCATGAATTAGTGGAGCTTGCTGAACAGTATCCTGACTATTTTTTTGAAAAGCACAAAGGTTATGGGACAAAAGTACACCGAGAGAAAATTTTATCTTTAGGCCCTATTCCTGGAGTACATCGAGACAGTTTTTTAGTGAAAATATTACAAAAGAAAAAATAA
- a CDS encoding YraN family protein, which produces MQNNRQKGNEYEERAVHILRENQYQILERNFRIFQGEIDIIAEKDGVLVFIEVKYRKNRNFGYGKEAVDSRKLGKIFRVAEYYKTYCGKQYQKMRIDVIHFLGDTYFWEKDVAWGDEIGCEMF; this is translated from the coding sequence ATGCAAAATAATCGCCAAAAAGGAAATGAATATGAGGAAAGAGCGGTTCATATTTTGCGAGAGAATCAGTATCAAATTTTGGAAAGAAATTTTAGAATTTTTCAAGGAGAAATTGATATCATTGCAGAAAAAGATGGAGTATTAGTCTTTATAGAAGTAAAATATCGAAAAAATAGAAATTTTGGTTACGGAAAAGAAGCGGTAGATTCTCGAAAACTGGGAAAGATCTTTCGAGTCGCGGAATATTATAAGACTTATTGTGGAAAACAATATCAGAAAATGAGAATTGATGTTATTCATTTTTTAGGAGATACTTATTTTTGGGAGAAAGATGTGGCGTGGGGTGATGAAATTGGATGTGAAATGTTCTAA
- a CDS encoding zinc ribbon domain-containing protein → MKLDVKCSKCGSKEYEVRNVILPEKKQGMKLELNLYYVKTCLSCGYSEFYLAKVVDKDEKEVPVPKAEY, encoded by the coding sequence ATGAAATTGGATGTGAAATGTTCTAAGTGTGGAAGTAAAGAATATGAAGTCAGAAACGTTATATTACCTGAAAAAAAACAGGGAATGAAATTAGAACTAAATCTTTATTATGTGAAAACTTGCTTAAGTTGTGGATATAGTGAGTTTTATTTAGCAAAGGTTGTGGATAAAGATGAGAAAGAAGTTCCTGTTCCTAAAGCGGAGTATTAG
- a CDS encoding competence protein ComF: MFLKRSIRKLFFEDTCSCCQKELKKEESILCQECFQIWKKKSLLRYYEGHYYVHLYQEPIRSWIHEYKFQGRKEFGEIFAKWMKKAFWECYDRNKIDVVVPVPIHEERRLERGFNQTEEILEYLGVSYVRMERCKNTKHLYQYGMKRDRQEIMEAAFYCPVSFEGKNVLLFDDIITTGTTISEMKKAICQKGMPNKIVSFAFALSERVKIEQKSDGN, from the coding sequence CTGTTCCTAAAGCGGAGTATTAGAAAATTATTTTTTGAAGATACTTGCTCTTGTTGCCAAAAAGAATTGAAGAAAGAAGAAAGTATTTTGTGTCAAGAGTGTTTTCAAATTTGGAAGAAAAAGTCTTTGTTACGATATTATGAGGGGCATTACTATGTTCATCTTTATCAGGAGCCGATTCGTTCTTGGATTCATGAATATAAGTTTCAAGGAAGAAAAGAATTTGGAGAAATTTTTGCGAAGTGGATGAAAAAAGCTTTTTGGGAATGTTATGACAGAAATAAAATTGACGTAGTTGTCCCAGTTCCTATTCATGAAGAGAGAAGATTGGAGAGAGGTTTCAATCAAACGGAGGAAATATTAGAATATTTGGGTGTTTCGTATGTCAGAATGGAGAGATGTAAAAATACAAAGCATCTTTATCAATATGGAATGAAAAGAGATAGACAAGAGATTATGGAAGCGGCTTTCTATTGTCCCGTGTCTTTTGAGGGAAAAAATGTGTTACTTTTTGATGATATCATTACGACAGGAACGACAATCTCGGAAATGAAAAAAGCTATTTGTCAGAAAGGAATGCCGAATAAAATTGTGAGCTTTGCTTTTGCTTTATCAGAAAGAGTAAAAATAGAGCAAAAGAGTGATGGAAACTAA
- the tpiA gene encoding triose-phosphate isomerase produces the protein MRRTVIAGNWKMNKTNQEAVEMLHQLKEEVAGISEVDIVIGAPFTCLSDAVKETAGSNIRIAAENVYPKASGAYTGEISPKMLKAIGVEYVILGHSERREYFQESDEFINEKVKAVLAEGMTPILCIGEKLEDREAGRTNMVNETQLRGGLAGITKEEASKIIVAYEPVWAIGTGKTATPELAQETHAEIRKVLVSLFDKVGEEMTIQYGGSMKPENAAELLAQKDIDGGLIGGASLEAKSFAAIVKAGR, from the coding sequence ATGAGAAGAACTGTAATTGCAGGAAACTGGAAAATGAATAAAACAAATCAAGAAGCAGTAGAAATGTTGCACCAATTAAAAGAAGAGGTAGCAGGAATTTCTGAGGTAGACATTGTAATAGGAGCTCCTTTTACTTGTTTATCCGATGCAGTAAAAGAAACAGCGGGAAGTAATATTAGAATTGCAGCGGAAAATGTATATCCAAAAGCTTCCGGAGCTTATACGGGAGAAATCTCTCCAAAGATGTTAAAAGCCATTGGTGTGGAATATGTTATTTTAGGACATTCTGAAAGAAGAGAATACTTTCAAGAAAGCGATGAGTTCATCAATGAGAAAGTAAAAGCTGTTTTAGCAGAAGGAATGACCCCTATTCTTTGTATTGGAGAAAAATTGGAAGATCGAGAAGCAGGAAGAACGAATATGGTAAATGAAACACAACTTCGAGGAGGATTAGCAGGAATTACAAAAGAGGAAGCTTCTAAAATTATTGTAGCCTATGAACCTGTTTGGGCAATTGGAACCGGAAAAACAGCAACTCCGGAACTAGCTCAAGAAACTCACGCTGAAATTAGAAAAGTATTGGTGTCTTTATTTGATAAAGTAGGAGAAGAAATGACAATCCAATATGGTGGATCTATGAAACCTGAAAATGCAGCAGAATTATTAGCTCAAAAAGATATTGATGGTGGATTGATTGGTGGAGCTTCTTTAGAAGCAAAATCCTTTGCAGCAATTGTAAAAGCAGGAAGATAG
- the gpmI gene encoding 2,3-bisphosphoglycerate-independent phosphoglycerate mutase: MKKPVMLVIMDGWGINEKLEEKNAIRVAKPHNLLQLEEKYPHSRLQASGEAVGLPEGQMGNSEVGHLNIGAGRVVYQPLVEISVDIRNGEFFKKPALVEAFEYAKNHNKKIHFGGLLSPGGVHSHTEHLYGLLAMAKKYELSEVYVHAFLDGRDTPPSSAIDYVKELEEKMKAIGVGKIASLSGRYYAMDRDKNWDRVELAYKAMVLGEGNHADSAVKAMEDSYSNGKTDEFVLPTIIDKQGKIGKGEVFINFNFRPDRAREITRALNDKEFTGFDREYLALQFYCMRQYDSTIEAKVIYEDKNIAKTFGEVVSEAGLKQLRTAETEKYAHVTFFFNGGKETQYEGEDRILVPSPKVATYDLQPEMSAYEVTEGALKALDSDQYDVIILNFANTDMVGHTGVMEATVKAVQTVDECIGKIADKILEKDGVLLITADHGNADLMEDPITKVPFTAHTTNLVPCLLVSNRYQDVSLKDGALCDLAPTLLYFLGIEQPEEMNGTCLIEK; this comes from the coding sequence ATGAAAAAGCCAGTAATGTTGGTGATTATGGATGGTTGGGGAATCAATGAAAAACTAGAAGAAAAAAATGCCATCCGAGTCGCAAAACCTCATAATTTATTACAATTAGAAGAAAAATATCCACATTCGAGATTACAAGCTTCCGGAGAAGCAGTAGGTTTACCGGAAGGGCAAATGGGAAACTCAGAAGTAGGGCATTTGAATATCGGAGCAGGAAGAGTGGTATATCAACCATTAGTAGAAATCAGTGTTGATATTCGAAATGGAGAATTTTTTAAAAAACCTGCTTTAGTAGAGGCATTTGAATATGCGAAAAATCATAATAAGAAGATTCATTTTGGAGGATTACTTTCTCCGGGAGGAGTTCATTCTCATACAGAACACTTATATGGTTTGTTAGCAATGGCAAAAAAATATGAATTATCAGAAGTGTATGTGCATGCTTTTTTAGATGGGCGAGATACCCCACCTTCTTCTGCGATTGATTATGTAAAAGAATTAGAAGAAAAAATGAAAGCCATCGGTGTTGGAAAAATTGCAAGTTTATCAGGAAGATATTATGCTATGGACCGAGATAAAAACTGGGATAGAGTAGAATTAGCCTATAAAGCTATGGTGCTTGGAGAAGGAAATCATGCAGATTCTGCTGTCAAAGCGATGGAAGATTCTTATTCCAATGGAAAAACAGATGAGTTCGTACTTCCTACCATAATTGATAAACAAGGAAAAATAGGAAAAGGAGAAGTTTTTATTAACTTTAATTTCCGACCGGATAGAGCTAGAGAAATTACGAGAGCTTTAAATGACAAAGAATTTACAGGTTTTGATAGAGAATATCTTGCCTTACAGTTCTATTGTATGAGACAATATGATTCTACTATTGAAGCGAAAGTAATCTATGAAGATAAGAATATTGCAAAAACATTTGGAGAAGTAGTATCAGAAGCAGGATTGAAACAATTAAGAACTGCAGAAACAGAAAAATATGCTCATGTTACTTTCTTCTTTAATGGTGGAAAAGAAACACAATACGAAGGGGAAGATAGAATTTTAGTACCTTCTCCGAAAGTGGCTACTTATGATTTACAACCGGAAATGTCAGCTTATGAAGTAACAGAAGGAGCTTTAAAAGCTTTAGATTCCGATCAATATGACGTCATCATTTTAAACTTTGCAAATACGGATATGGTAGGGCATACAGGAGTGATGGAAGCTACTGTAAAAGCTGTACAAACCGTAGATGAATGTATTGGAAAAATAGCTGATAAAATTTTAGAAAAAGATGGAGTATTGTTGATTACGGCAGATCATGGAAATGCAGACCTAATGGAAGATCCAATTACCAAAGTTCCATTTACAGCCCATACTACAAATTTGGTTCCATGTCTTTTAGTATCGAATCGTTATCAGGATGTTTCTTTAAAAGACGGAGCTTTATGTGATTTAGCTCCTACCTTACTATATTTTTTAGGAATCGAACAACCGGAAGAAATGAATGGAACTTGTTTGATAGAGAAATAG
- a CDS encoding Na+/H+ antiporter NhaC family protein: MKAFFKLSPVFLLAALMVAGYDALIAAPIATMYACVVAMLTEKTKFQGVIDAAIASVKEIQVALFILMIAYAMAEAFMSTGVGASIIIIALKFGITGKTVALVGAIVTAILSIATGTSWGTFAACAPVFLWLNHIVGGSITLTLGAIAGGACFGDNIGLISDTTIVSSGIQGVEVVRRIRHQGVWSGLVLLSGIILFGVFGVIMDLPSTVGDAAEAISKITPEVWTQLAEERESAVKLLEQVQAGVPLYMVIPLVVVLVLAFAGFQTFICLFSGVILSYVFGYFAGTVGTVNEYLDMCMSGFSDAGGWVVVMMMWVAAFGGVMKMMNAFRPLSDLLGRMARNVKQLMFFNGCLSIFGNAALADEMAQIVTIGPIIKELVEENVEASEEDMYVLKLRNATFSDAMGVFGSQLIPWHVYIGYYLGIIGIVYPIYEFKPMDLIQYNFIAYIAVISMLVLTLTGLDRLVPLFGLPSEPKVRLRTKEEREAYTASKKAK, from the coding sequence ATGAAAGCGTTTTTTAAACTAAGTCCGGTATTTTTATTGGCAGCTTTGATGGTGGCTGGATATGATGCTTTAATTGCGGCACCTATTGCAACCATGTATGCGTGTGTTGTGGCAATGTTGACAGAAAAAACAAAATTCCAAGGTGTTATTGATGCGGCAATTGCAAGTGTAAAAGAAATTCAAGTAGCTTTATTTATCTTGATGATTGCTTATGCAATGGCGGAAGCATTCATGTCTACAGGAGTAGGAGCTTCTATCATTATTATTGCATTGAAATTTGGAATTACAGGAAAAACAGTTGCTTTAGTAGGAGCCATTGTAACAGCAATTCTATCCATTGCGACAGGAACTTCTTGGGGAACATTCGCAGCTTGTGCACCGGTATTTTTATGGTTAAACCATATTGTTGGTGGAAGTATTACTTTAACCCTAGGAGCGATTGCAGGAGGAGCTTGTTTTGGAGATAACATTGGGTTGATTTCAGATACTACTATTGTATCTTCGGGAATTCAAGGAGTGGAAGTTGTTAGAAGAATTCGACACCAAGGTGTTTGGTCAGGGTTAGTTTTATTATCAGGAATTATTCTATTTGGAGTATTTGGAGTGATTATGGATTTACCTTCTACTGTTGGAGATGCTGCAGAAGCAATCTCTAAGATTACTCCGGAAGTTTGGACACAATTAGCAGAAGAAAGAGAATCAGCAGTAAAATTATTGGAACAAGTACAAGCTGGAGTACCATTATATATGGTTATTCCTTTGGTTGTAGTACTAGTATTAGCATTTGCAGGATTCCAAACTTTTATTTGTTTATTCTCGGGAGTTATTTTATCTTATGTATTTGGATATTTCGCTGGAACAGTAGGAACTGTAAATGAATATTTAGATATGTGTATGAGTGGATTCTCAGATGCAGGTGGATGGGTTGTTGTTATGATGATGTGGGTAGCAGCCTTCGGTGGAGTTATGAAGATGATGAATGCTTTTAGACCACTTTCTGATTTGTTAGGAAGAATGGCTAGAAATGTAAAACAATTGATGTTCTTCAATGGTTGTCTATCTATTTTCGGAAATGCAGCTCTTGCTGATGAAATGGCACAAATCGTTACGATTGGACCTATTATTAAAGAATTAGTAGAAGAAAATGTAGAAGCTTCTGAAGAAGATATGTATGTGTTAAAACTAAGAAATGCTACTTTCTCAGATGCAATGGGTGTATTTGGATCTCAATTGATTCCATGGCACGTATATATTGGATATTATCTAGGGATCATCGGAATTGTATATCCGATTTATGAATTTAAACCAATGGATTTGATTCAATATAATTTTATTGCATACATTGCAGTTATCAGTATGCTAGTATTGACTTTAACAGGATTGGATCGATTGGTTCCTCTATTTGGACTTCCATCAGAACCAAAAGTTCGATTGAGAACAAAAGAAGAAAGAGAAGCTTATACTGCTTCTAAAAAAGCAAAATAA
- a CDS encoding ACT domain-containing protein yields MKCIITVLGTDKVGIIAKICTYLSEVNVNILDISQTIIGGYFNMMMIVNMTDANKKMEEVNEELTHIGKKMGVIITMQHEDIFNCMHRI; encoded by the coding sequence ATGAAGTGTATTATTACAGTATTAGGAACGGACAAAGTAGGTATTATTGCAAAAATTTGTACCTATTTATCAGAAGTCAATGTTAATATACTAGATATTTCACAAACAATTATCGGAGGATATTTTAATATGATGATGATTGTAAATATGACAGATGCCAATAAAAAAATGGAAGAGGTCAATGAAGAACTTACACATATTGGAAAAAAGATGGGAGTTATCATTACTATGCAACATGAAGATATTTTTAACTGCATGCATAGAATATAG
- a CDS encoding PFL family protein, with amino-acid sequence MISRVEIQETNRMIAEAKLDVRTITMGISLIDCADTDVDKFNEKVYKKITTYAKDLVRVGDEIAKQFGIPVVNKRISVTPIAIAAASCQTNSYVSIAKTLDRAAKDCGVNFIGGFSALVQKGCTPSDTILINSIPEAMDVTERVCSSVNVGTSRNGLNMDAIKRMGEVIKETAERTKDRDGIGCAKLVVFCNAVEDNPFMAGAFHGVGEADCVINVGVSGPGVVKRALEEVREGDFETLCETVKKTAFKITRVGQIVAQEAARRLQVPFGIIDLSLAPTPAIGDSIGEIFQEMGLECAGAPGTTAALAILNDNVKKGGVMASSYVGGLSGAFIPVSEDHAMIEAVERGALSLEKLEAMTCVCSVGLDMIAIPGDTSAATISGIIADESAIGMINNKTTAARLIPVVGKEVGDQVEFGGLLGYAPVMKVNSFSCEKFIARGGRVPAPIHSFKN; translated from the coding sequence ATGATTTCCAGAGTAGAAATTCAGGAAACAAACCGTATGATAGCGGAAGCAAAATTAGATGTAAGAACAATTACCATGGGAATTAGTCTGATTGATTGTGCAGATACTGATGTAGATAAATTTAATGAAAAAGTCTATAAAAAGATAACAACTTATGCAAAAGATTTAGTAAGAGTGGGAGACGAAATAGCAAAGCAGTTTGGTATTCCAGTTGTAAATAAAAGAATTTCAGTGACTCCGATTGCTATTGCTGCTGCCTCTTGTCAAACCAATTCTTATGTTAGCATCGCGAAAACTTTGGATAGGGCTGCCAAGGATTGTGGAGTTAACTTTATAGGTGGATTCTCGGCTTTGGTTCAAAAAGGATGTACCCCGTCAGATACGATTTTAATCAATTCTATTCCAGAGGCAATGGATGTGACAGAACGAGTTTGTTCTTCTGTCAATGTAGGAACTTCTAGAAATGGCTTGAATATGGATGCTATCAAAAGAATGGGAGAGGTTATCAAAGAAACAGCAGAACGAACAAAGGATAGAGATGGAATCGGTTGTGCGAAGTTGGTTGTTTTTTGTAATGCAGTGGAGGATAATCCCTTTATGGCGGGAGCTTTTCATGGTGTGGGAGAAGCAGACTGTGTAATCAATGTAGGAGTGAGTGGACCTGGTGTTGTAAAACGAGCTTTAGAAGAAGTGAGAGAGGGAGATTTCGAGACTCTTTGTGAAACAGTCAAAAAAACTGCTTTTAAAATCACAAGAGTTGGACAAATTGTGGCACAAGAAGCGGCTAGAAGATTACAGGTACCTTTTGGAATTATCGATTTATCACTAGCACCAACACCAGCAATCGGAGATAGCATTGGAGAAATTTTTCAAGAAATGGGATTAGAATGTGCGGGAGCTCCAGGGACAACAGCAGCTTTAGCTATTTTAAATGACAATGTAAAAAAAGGTGGAGTGATGGCTTCTTCTTATGTAGGAGGTTTGAGTGGAGCGTTTATTCCAGTTAGTGAAGATCATGCTATGATAGAAGCGGTAGAAAGAGGAGCTCTTAGTCTAGAAAAATTAGAGGCAATGACTTGTGTTTGTTCTGTAGGTTTGGATATGATTGCTATTCCAGGGGATACTTCTGCAGCAACCATTTCAGGAATTATTGCAGATGAATCAGCGATAGGAATGATCAATAATAAGACAACGGCGGCAAGGTTAATCCCTGTTGTAGGAAAAGAAGTAGGAGATCAGGTAGAGTTTGGAGGACTCTTAGGTTATGCCCCTGTCATGAAAGTAAATTCTTTTAGTTGTGAGAAATTTATTGCCCGTGGAGGAAGAGTTCCAGCTCCGATTCATAGTTTTAAAAATTAA
- the ychF gene encoding redox-regulated ATPase YchF: MIGIGIVGLPNVGKSTLFNAITKAGAAEAANYPFCTIEPNIGMVTVPDERLNALSEIINPQRVVAATVEFVDIAGLVKGAAQGEGLGNKFLSNIRSTAAICQVVRCFEDENVVHVDGSVDPIRDIEVINTELIFADLETVDKAIEKHKKLAQNKIKESVELMSVLPKAKSHLESFQLLKIFDFTEEEKSLLKNYQLLTLKPMIFAANVAEDDLAEGNAYVEKVREYAKTLGSEVVIVSAKVEAELQEMDDEESKQEFLESLGVKEAGLNRLIRAGFKLLGLQTYFTAGVKEVRAWTIHIGDTAPKAAGEIHTDFEKGFIRAKVVSYEDFIQYRGWKGAQEVGVLRLEGKEYIVQDGDLMEFLFNV; the protein is encoded by the coding sequence ATGATAGGAATTGGAATTGTAGGTTTACCCAATGTCGGAAAGTCTACATTATTTAATGCAATAACAAAAGCAGGAGCTGCCGAAGCAGCGAACTATCCCTTTTGTACGATAGAACCCAATATTGGAATGGTAACTGTACCGGATGAAAGACTGAATGCTTTGTCAGAAATTATAAATCCACAAAGAGTGGTAGCAGCCACTGTCGAATTTGTAGATATTGCGGGTCTTGTAAAGGGAGCGGCACAAGGAGAAGGTTTAGGAAATAAATTTTTATCAAATATTCGTTCCACGGCAGCTATTTGTCAAGTGGTAAGATGTTTTGAAGATGAAAATGTAGTACATGTAGATGGAAGCGTAGATCCAATACGAGATATTGAAGTCATCAATACGGAACTAATTTTTGCTGATTTAGAAACTGTGGATAAGGCAATAGAAAAACATAAGAAGTTAGCTCAAAATAAAATAAAAGAATCTGTTGAGCTAATGTCTGTACTTCCTAAGGCAAAGTCACATTTAGAAAGTTTTCAATTGTTAAAAATATTTGATTTTACAGAAGAAGAAAAGTCTCTTTTGAAAAACTATCAACTGTTGACTTTGAAGCCTATGATTTTTGCGGCAAATGTAGCAGAGGATGATTTGGCAGAAGGAAATGCTTATGTAGAAAAAGTGAGAGAATATGCAAAAACACTAGGTTCGGAAGTAGTTATTGTGTCTGCAAAGGTAGAGGCGGAATTACAAGAAATGGATGATGAAGAAAGTAAACAAGAATTTTTAGAATCTTTGGGAGTGAAAGAAGCAGGATTGAATCGTTTAATTCGAGCTGGATTTAAATTGCTTGGATTACAAACCTACTTTACAGCAGGTGTGAAAGAAGTGAGAGCTTGGACTATTCATATTGGAGATACTGCTCCAAAAGCTGCCGGAGAAATTCATACCGATTTTGAAAAAGGATTTATTCGAGCAAAAGTAGTTTCGTATGAAGATTTTATTCAGTATAGAGGATGGAAGGGTGCACAAGAGGTAGGAGTTCTTCGATTGGAAGGAAAAGAATATATTGTACAAGATGGGGATTTAATGGAATTTTTATTCAATGTATAA
- the rpmF gene encoding 50S ribosomal protein L32: MAVPKKKTSKAKKNMRRSHHALAGISLSICSKCGAPKRQHRVCLECGDYNGKQVLATEAE, from the coding sequence ATGGCAGTACCTAAGAAAAAGACTTCAAAGGCAAAAAAGAACATGAGAAGATCTCATCATGCATTAGCAGGAATCAGCTTATCTATTTGTAGCAAATGTGGAGCACCTAAAAGACAACACAGAGTTTGTTTAGAATGTGGAGATTATAACGGAAAACAAGTTCTTGCAACAGAAGCAGAATAA